In Lycium ferocissimum isolate CSIRO_LF1 chromosome 11, AGI_CSIRO_Lferr_CH_V1, whole genome shotgun sequence, a single genomic region encodes these proteins:
- the LOC132037077 gene encoding DNA replication complex GINS protein SLD5-like translates to MDSGDASGYSAGVDDDYESLLSTTDAELLKRAWRNEKAAPEIIQFESALVQRSREQIQLMEETVEEFSTNGVDPLTVSLYQMDLDRTLFLLRSYLRTRLQKIETYAFHIQKTTDLWNRLSKQEQKFAERCIDDMEQHLDQSVLSKLPHGFKSHLKQSSLSLSDDMVPEPQLDQYVICRSKRFLGSFQLDDSGEEPVNIEANDLYALPYKSIKPLVESGQIDLV, encoded by the exons ATGGATTCGGGTGATGCATCGGGGTATTCAGCTGGGGTAGATGATGATTATGAATCTTTACTTTCAACGACTGATGCGGAGCTCTTGAAACGGGCATGGCGGAATGAAAAGGCTGCTCCTGAAATTATTCAATTTGAGTCTGCTTTGGTTCAAAGATCCAGGGAACAAATTCAATTGATG GAAGAAACAGTAGAGGAATTTTCAACAAATGGTGTTGATCCTCTCACCGTGTCTCTTTACCAGATGGACCTCGATAGAACTCTGTTTCTATTGAGATCATATCTAAGAACCCGTCTCCAAAAG ATTGAAACTTATGCATTTCACATACAAAAAACTACTGACTTATGGAATCGTCTATCTAAACAAGAGCAGAAATTTGCTGAAAG GTGTATTGACGACATGGAGCAACATTTAGATCAGTCTGTTCTCTCCAAGTTGCCTCATGGCTTCAAGTCCCACTTGAAGCAATCTTCACTAAGTTTGTCAGATGACATGG TTCCTGAGCCGCAGCTGGATCAATATGTTATCTGCAGAAGCAAGAGATTTTTAGGATCCTTTCAACTTGATGACAG TGGGGAAGAACCAGTGAACATTGAAGCCAACGATTTGTATGCTCTGCCTTACAAGTCCATAAAGCCACTTGTGGAGAGCGGGCAGATCGATCTGGTATGA